From the genome of Streptomyces sp. NBC_00523:
TGCCCGGACGAGGAAATGTTCCGCCGACACGGCGTCTACGGAGTCGACTTCCCTCGGGGCGTCTTCCCTACCCTGGAACGGCCCGTGCTCGAAGACGTGGCGGCCGACCTCCGCGCACAGCTCAAAGCCGGGCAGGACGTCGTAGTTGACCATGGCCTCTGGACTCCGGAGGACCGAGCTAAATGGCAAGGCATCGCCACTGAAGCAGGCGCGGTCCCCCTGCTCGTCTACCTCGCTGCCAGCCATGAAGAATTGTGGGCGAGGGTCAGCAAGCGCAACGAGTTCCACGCGAACGACCCGAACGCAATCTACTTCGCGGAAAGCGACCTCCAGCGTTACCGCACTAGATTCGTGCCGCCTACACCACAGGAGTCGCACTTGCTATACGGGGGTGACCCGACCGTCGTCCTCGTGGCCTTGCATCGTCCTGACCGCTGATCCCCCTGACAAGAGGGCGCACACGGCCCGCAGTTCTTCAGGACGACTCCGCCTGCATTCTTCCTCATCGAGGCGGCCATCACCGCGCGACCTGCCTCGGCCCGTCCTTCCCAGTCAGCCCGGCACCCCTGTCGCGCGCACCGCATGCGTCCCGTAAGGGGTTACGCCGTGGCCAGGCGGCAGACTCCATGGCTTAAGACGGCCGCCTTGGCACGAGTCTCGCAGGCCATGACTCCATGTCGCGCTTTACCGGTCATGCACAGACTGCCCGACGCGCCGGATGCTTACGGAGCCATGATCACTCGCGTCAAGGCAGCTTCTAACCAAAGCGGCTCCCGCGCTCGTGATGGAGTTCAGGTTTGAGTTCGTACCTCAGTTGCAATTGGCACAGGAAGCGCAGAAAGAACCGGGAATTCCGACTGTGCCATTTGGTACACCGGAATACCAGAAAG
Proteins encoded in this window:
- a CDS encoding AAA family ATPase, which produces MAHRNRGHPVKGANSTPANEPEGRGGTPLTARPGGTPARGTETEAAVISRALTQPKPTRPPFCVLMAGLPGSGKTTLSRALTDRGFVRLCPDEEMFRRHGVYGVDFPRGVFPTLERPVLEDVAADLRAQLKAGQDVVVDHGLWTPEDRAKWQGIATEAGAVPLLVYLAASHEELWARVSKRNEFHANDPNAIYFAESDLQRYRTRFVPPTPQESHLLYGGDPTVVLVALHRPDR